DNA from Methylobacterium currus:
GACCTGTTCGAGGGGGGAGGGCGCGTGGCCGTACTGGCCTTGGTTGTAGGGCGTCTGGCCGGGATGGCCGCCGAAGGATCCTCCCCTCGGCGCGCCGCCGAGGAACTGGTCGAGCAGGCGCTTGGCGTCGAACATCGGGGCTCCCTCCGGCACGAGCCGACGAGATTGGGGTGACGGGGCGGTCCCGCAAGGGCAGGGGGGCGGCTGAGATGCCGAAAATTCCCTCGCCACATCTCAGTAGAGCGCGTTCCCCGCTCCCGTTGGGAGAGGGGTCAGGGGTGAGAATGGCGCGGGCTCAGAATCAAGCACTGAACATCGAGCTGCCAGCACGACAATCTGAGCTTAACCCTGAAGTGCGCCACCCTCACCCCTGCCCCTCTCCCACACGGGAGAGGGGATCCCGCGACATCCTGGTATTAGGGAATATCAGGCGGACACCATCATCCCGGCCGCCGTTCCGCCCCGGCCCAGCGCCGCCGCACGCTCCAGGCATAGCGCGCATCGCCGTCGAGCAGGTGCAGGTGGTCCTGCAACCGGTTGCGCTCCAGCCAGGCGAGGGCCGCCTCCAGTTCCTCGACGGTCATCGCGGCGCGGCTCTTGTTGTTGAAGAGGCGCTTGAGCACCGCATTGTAGCGGTGGGCCAGGGACGCGCCGCGGGGCAGCCGCAGCTCGGCCTCGTCCTCCACCGCCTGCGCCGTCACCATGGCGGCAACCCGGGCCCGCAGGGCCCGCTCGACCCGCGAGGGTGGGACCGGCGGCGCCTCGGCCGCTTCGGGCCGTGCCATTGCCACGGAGGGGCCGGGCCGCAGCATGGCGTAGCGCAGGCCGAGCGCGTTGCTCTCCAGCGGCACGATGCCCTCGTCGGTCTCCCGGGCCAGCGGCCGCGGCTCGGGCGAGGCGGCGCCGGTCGGGCGCTTGCGCGGCCGGGTCGCGGTCGCCTGCTCGGTCTCGATCCGGGCACGGAACTGCGCGAAGAGCGGGTCGTCGGGGTGGAAGACCAGGGCGTGCTGGTCGGCATAGTCGCCCGCATGGGGATCGACCCGGGTCGCCCGGGCGATCATCTGCTCGAGCCAGGGGCGCGAGCGGATATGGGTCAGCGCCGCCACCACCGCGACCTCCGGGGCGTCGAGCCCCTCATAGGCCATCGCCACCGTCACCAGCACGGCGGGCTCCGGAGTCAGCCGGAAGGCGGCGAGGGCCGCGTGGGCGTCGGCCTCCGCCGAGGTCGCGATGCGCACGTCGCGCCGCGCCTGCTCCTCCGGCATCCAGGCCTGGATCATCGCGTGGTAGCTCTGCGCGCTCGCCTGGTCCGGCGCGACGACCAGGAGCTTGCCGAGGCCCCGGACCGCCTCCGTCGCGTGGAGGCCGCGCTTGCGCCGGC
Protein-coding regions in this window:
- a CDS encoding DEAD/DEAH box helicase produces the protein MSAPSRPLRSHQRSLFELVASLARGEATGITDILAAVTPGGGKSLLPVIAASRLIAAGVVDRVVWVVPRDSLRLQAEEAFADPAWRSALGHALSVRAADNSPDPSRGLAGYVTTYQAVAAAPALHLAEMRRHRTLLVVDEVHHLPALADGETGSEAAAWSNALLPLFREARLRLLLSGTLERADGRRILWLPYRTENGAPVPDIEAPGWAVIGYSRAEALAEKAVLPVNFGALDGEASWLEGGRTSGQARVGPHRLSGSGPSATTRPALFTALRTGFARDLLREAFFATRRLRAERRRKRGLHATEAVRGLGKLLVVAPDQASAQSYHAMIQAWMPEEQARRDVRIATSAEADAHAALAAFRLTPEPAVLVTVAMAYEGLDAPEVAVVAALTHIRSRPWLEQMIARATRVDPHAGDYADQHALVFHPDDPLFAQFRARIETEQATATRPRKRPTGAASPEPRPLARETDEGIVPLESNALGLRYAMLRPGPSVAMARPEAAEAPPVPPSRVERALRARVAAMVTAQAVEDEAELRLPRGASLAHRYNAVLKRLFNNKSRAAMTVEELEAALAWLERNRLQDHLHLLDGDARYAWSVRRRWAGAERRPG